AAGGTGCTGCGCGAAGCGGGCCTTTCCACCGTTTTCCTCCAGTTTGATGGAACTGAGGACCGGATACACACGGAACTCAGGGGCCGCCCGCTTCTTGACGTGAAGATGGCCGCCATCGAAGAGTGTGGTGCGGCCGGATTGGGAGTGGTCCTCGTTCCCACCCTTGTGGCGGGTGTGAATACGGGCGACATCGGATCTATCCTCCGCCTTGCCGTGAAGCTGAGCCCCGTCGTGAGAGGTGTCCATTTTCAACCTCTCAGTTATTTCGGGCGCTATCACGTCGCACCCGAACCGGCAAGAAGGTTCACTCTCCCCGAGGTCATCGCGGCGATCACCGGGCAGGCGGGCGATCTTTGCGACCGATGGAATTTCCTGCCGCCGGGCACCGAGAACGACCATTGCTCCTTTCATGGCAGTTTCCTTGTGATGCCCGACGGCCGTCTGAAGGCGACGTCCCCGTCGGCCGACCTGTGCTGCCGGGGGACGAGTGACGGCAGGGAAGGGCTCCAGCGGACCGTTTCCACCGTGGCCAGGCAATGGTCACCCGCCTCATCCTGCTGTGCGCCCGGCATTCCGGCACACAGGGACGCCCCCGGCGGCAAACCCCTCGTTTCCGACGAGGGTGTCATCGACCTCGACGCGTTCCTGGAGAGGGGAAGGGACTTCGGGTTCTCCATTTCCTGCATGGCCTTTCAGGACGTCTGGAACATCGACCTCGACCGGCTGCGGGACTGCTGCATCTCCATAATGTCACGCGACGGCCGTCTCATTCCCTTCTGCGCGTATAATCTCACCAGTGAAACGGGGCAGACGCTTTACCGTGGAAGATAGGCCAGCAAGAACACCCCTCGATGAATGGATCGCCGGGAAGATCGGAATCGGCAGGAAGGTATCGCCCTTCCTCTCCCGGGATGACCTTGATCGGTATCACCTTGAGAAGCTCCGCGGAGCGGTGGACTATGCGAAGCTGAACAGCCCCTTCTACGCAAGGCTCCTCAGGGGGTTTTGCGGGAGGGACCTCACTTGTCTGGAAAGTGTCGCTTCCCTGCCTTTCACGACGGCACAGGACATAAAGGACTCCCCCTTAAGCTTCCTCTGTGTCTCTCAGGACGAGATAGCGCGCGTCGTTACCCTCACCACCTCGGGCACGACAGGCGCGTCGAAGCGGTTCTTTTTCACCGCGGAGGACCTGGAACTCACCATCGACTTTTTCCATCACGGCATGTCCACCCTCGTATCCCCCGGGCAGCGGGTGCTCATACTCCTCCCGGGGGAAAAGAGGGACAGCGTGGGTGACCTTCTGAAAAGGGGGCTTGCCAGGATGGATGTGGAGGGAATCGTTCACGGCCCGGTGCGCGATGTCGAAAAGGCGCTGTCGGATGTCGTGAGGTTCGGCATCGACTGCCTCGTCGGGATACCCACGCAGGCGCTCTGGATGGCACGGAAGGG
The window above is part of the Syntrophorhabdus sp. genome. Proteins encoded here:
- a CDS encoding radical SAM protein; translated protein: MAFAPGRPRVGDAPAARVVKRSESLCPVCLKLVEATLMERDGEVFLEKSCGEHGRWSVPVWRGDPRYEDWTRPKSPAHPEVLYGRVERGCPFDCGLCAAHRQYPCSVLLEITNRCNLGCPVCFADTPRHPIRPDEPDLRTISWWYDRVMDAAGACSIQLSGGEPTLREDLPEVVALGVKKGFFFIQVNTNGILIAGRPGYAKVLREAGLSTVFLQFDGTEDRIHTELRGRPLLDVKMAAIEECGAAGLGVVLVPTLVAGVNTGDIGSILRLAVKLSPVVRGVHFQPLSYFGRYHVAPEPARRFTLPEVIAAITGQAGDLCDRWNFLPPGTENDHCSFHGSFLVMPDGRLKATSPSADLCCRGTSDGREGLQRTVSTVARQWSPASSCCAPGIPAHRDAPGGKPLVSDEGVIDLDAFLERGRDFGFSISCMAFQDVWNIDLDRLRDCCISIMSRDGRLIPFCAYNLTSETGQTLYRGR